In Camelina sativa cultivar DH55 chromosome 16, Cs, whole genome shotgun sequence, a single window of DNA contains:
- the LOC104749758 gene encoding myb-related protein Myb4-like translates to MGRAPCCEKMGMKRGPWTPEEDQILINYIHLYGHSNWRALPKHAGLLRCGKSCRLRWINYLRPDIKRGNFTPQEEETIINLHESLGNRWSAIAAKLPGRTDNEIKNVWHTHLKKRVNKKQNNGGDTKDINGINETSQTTKHDEDKESMIVETTTSPQQFSSSITTFDISNNEIMSYEDISALVDESFWSDFVSVDNSNHHKEKKLEEDWEGLLDRNIKINSYNNSELYNDDMEFWFELFTSNRRIEEFSDIPEC, encoded by the exons ATGGGAAGAGCACCATGTTGTGAGAAAATGGGGATGAAGAGAGGACCGTGGACTCCTGAAGAAGATCAAATCTTGATTAACTATATTCATCTTTATGGTCATTCGAATTGGCGAGCTCTCCCTAAACACGCAG GTTTACTTAGATGTGGGAAAAGTTGCAGACTTCGTTGGATcaattatctgagacctgacaTCAAACGTGGCAATTTCACtcctcaagaagaagaaactatcATCAATCTGCATGAAAGCTTGGGCAACAg ATGGTCTGCGATTGCTGCAAAGTTGCCGGGACGAACCgacaatgaaataaaaaatgtttggCACACTCATTTGAAGAAGAGagtcaacaaaaaacaaaacaatggcGGAGACACCAAAGACATTAACGGAATTAACGAGACCAGTCAGACCACCAAACATGATGAAGACAAAGAATCTATGATTGTGGAGACAACAACCTCTCCGCAACAGTTTTCTAGTAGCATTACGACGTTTGATATTTCAAACAACGAAATTATGTCGTACGAGGATATTTCCGCCTTGGTAGATGAAAGCTTTTGGTCGGACTTCGTATCGGTAGATAATTCGAATCATCATAAGGAGAAGAAGCTAGAGGAGGATTGGGAGGGATTGCTAGATAGGAATATTAAGataaatagttataataattcGGAGTTGTATAATGATGACATGGAGTTTTGGTTTGAGCTTTTCACTAGTAATCGTAGAATTGAGGAATTTTCCGACATACCTGAgtgttaa